The segment ACTTATTAAACTGTCATCCAAGCCTAGTTTCCTCACCTTCTCTTCTAATTCGGCGTCGCTCATGGGATTCTTAAAATGACCCCTAGGTACTCTGACCTCTTCTGAGAACGAACCATAAGTTGTCTTAACGGTGATTCTAGTGGGCAACTCGCTCGGGTAAACTTTAGTGTAAACTTCGTTCTCTATGACCTCAACTTTCTTCATAGTCTCGATCACTTTCTTGTCTTTTATAAGATCATAAGAGTCTAGCCACAGTTTACCTGTGATTAAGGCCGTTGAGACTATGAATGGTAGGCTGTGGTCAGCAGTCTCTTTATTTTGAGGGAACCACTTCTCTTCATCCGCTAATATGGTCTTTCCTGCCTCATATGTCTCGACCTCTATCTTAGTTATATCTCCCCTTATTTTAGATCTTAGCGTGAGCGCCGCCTCAACAGCGGCCTGAGCGTGATACTCTACAGGATACCTCTTTATGTACGTTTCCAATATCTTCTCTGTCCCCATGTTAGTAAAGGGCTCCTCTAACATCTCCGGAGCTATAACGCTCTTGAACCCCATCTTTCCTGAGAAGGGTGTAGACGGTCCGGTGAACCCTGCTTTGGCCAACGTTGTGGCAAATACAGAGTTCCTTACGGCCTCCGCTGCCGCTCCCGCCTTCCACATACTTAGGCTTCCCGATCTTGTCTCCCTTAAGGCTATATGAGGCACGAGAGTCATTGAGATAGCGTTTATTATCTGCTCCTTATTCAGACCTAATGCTGAAGATAGAGCTACTGTAGCACCGACTTGTAAGAAATTTACGTGATCGAAGCCCCTTTTCCTCAAGGAAAAAGAGTCGCAAAGTCTTGTTGAAACTTCATACCCAAGGACTATAGCTCTTATTAATTCCTTACCGCTCAGATTCGGATTGACTGCCAGTAGCCCTCCTATCATGTCAGATGGATGAAGGGGTTCCAAAGAAAGGTAAGTGTCATTAAAATCCAAATACCTGATGAGGAGAGTGTTGTAAAACGCTGCTAGGTCTGGAGACACGTTCCCTCCACCCAACAAGAGACCGTCTCCTTTAAAACTGGGAAAGAGGGATCTAACAACTCGTGCTGGAGGAGAGTTCTTCGACGCAAAGGCAACTCCCAACGAGTCCAAAACCCTCCTTTTGGCCTCATGAATGGCCTTGTCTGAAAGATCTGAGAACGTAGTTGAGGTAACGAACTCCGAGAAAATCGAAGCGAGCTCCATGTTTTATACTTATACAACTCAATTTAAAATATTACTGAAAAACTAGTAAGCTATCGTCTTTATTTAAATTAGGGCTCATTTTACATCGTTTTAACGAGCCTGCTTCTATCTACGTACTTTAAAACGAACTCAGGAGTTATTGGAACCTCTATGTGGTCCAATGTGACCCCAAGGGCATCCTCAAGCGCATTAACTATGACAGCGTAAGGGACTGTAGCTCCTCCTTCCGCCACGCCTTTAGTTCCAAGAGGTGTAAAAGGAGATGGCGAGACCAAGTGCTTTATCTCCATCCTGGGTATCTCCTTGGCTGTCGGCATCCAATAGTCGCTTAGATTGGTCTGTTGAGGCGAACCAGAGACGTACCTTATGACTTCGTAAAGTGCAGCCCCTATACCCATAGCGGAGCCACCCATGAGCTGCCCATCGACTATGATTGGGTTAATAATGTTACCACAATCGCTAACTATAACGTACTTTCTAATCTTTATGAATCCAGTGTCAGGGTCAACATCTATTATTGCACCGTGGGCGTTAACTCCATAAGTGCTGGAGAAGTTAACTTTCCTTGAATCGTCGGCCACGTTTACGTTAGGCGAATTGAAGACCTCTGTAGATTCTATGCCCATGTCCTCCAATGGAGTGTGAAACTTGTTGTAAACTAAGTTCGCGATCTCTTCAAGTGTGAAGGTCTTAGTCCCTACCTTAACTACTCCGTTCCTCAGCTCCACGTTATCTAACTCGACGTCTAGGATTTGGGAGACTAGTTGCCTTATTCTATCCTTTAACTTTATTGCGGCTTTGTAAACTGCACTTATGGATACGACTGAGAAGCGGCTACCGTAAAATCCAGTGCCAGGAGGTCCGTCGGTATCCCCTAAAACAACGTTAATCTTGTTCATAGAAATGCCCAGCACATCAGATACGACTTGAGTAACAGAAGTCTCGTGTCCGGTTCCCATTGAGTTAGTGCTTAACCAGACAGTGACGTCTCCGCTACTATCCATCTTCATGTAGACGCCCTCGTAATAAGGTGTCCTGGGCTTCTTAACTACTAAAGTTTGGAAGGCTAAGGAGGAACCTGGCTCTAGGGCAAAGGCTACTCCCAATCCGGACCCAGCGTCCTTATCTCCTAGGGCTTCCCTAAGGACTTCTATGGACTTAGCGTAATCTCCGCTATCATAAATGGCTCCGGTTATAGTCGTGAAGGGTAACGTCTTAATGAAATTCCGTTTCCTAAAGTCGAACTGATTATATCCCTCTTTCCTTGACAAAGAGCTTACCATATTCTCCAAAACTAGAACTGCTGGTGGGATCCCCAAACCTCTATAGGGACCAGTGGGTGGCATGTTCGTGAGGACACCAGTTACGTCAAACTTAAGGTAACTCACGTTATACGCTCCAGTTAGATGGTATATCTGTCTCAGGATTGGAAGCGGTTGATAAGTGTGCATATATGCCCCAAAGTTCTCTAGAAGGCTCACTTCCATTCCTAAAATTTCTCCATCCCTGTACATCATTGATACCTGATATTCCCTATCGGGTCCTTGGACAGCTGACGTAACGTGTTCCGTCCTAGTTTCAATGTACTTCACTGGTCTTTCAACGTATATGGACGCCATGGTAGCTAGAACTAAGGGTTTTAAAAATATCTTACCTCCGAATCCTCCTCCTGAGTCCGGTACAATAACCCTTATCCTGCTTTTTGGTATTCCGAAAACAATGCTTAGGGCCGTTCTAAAGACCTGGGGAACTTGCGTGTTGGCATAAATTGTTAGACTCCCGTTTGCAGGAGAGTAGTCAGCTATTACGCCATTAGTCTCGATTGGCATGGGGGATATTCTGTTTACCCTGAAGATCTTCTGCACGACCTTGTAGTTACCGCTTATACGACCGTACTCAAACGTGTCCTTATACACTACGTTTGTACCTAACTCCTCATGAACTAATTCCTTATCTTCAAGCGCATTATGTGCTGATTCGATTGGTGGAAGAGGCTCGTATTCCACCTCCACCCTCTCCTTTATGTCCTCTACTTCATATCTATCCTTTGCCACTACCAAAGCTAAGGGCTCGCCAACGTATCTTACCTCCCTAACAGCTAAAGGAAACTCCTTTGGTGCGCCCTCATAAAAAAAGTTCGGTAAGGGTTCGGTTTTAAGGTCTTCCTGGGTTATTACCTCAATTCCTGCAGGGACCTTAGCTATCTTAAACTTAGCCCTAGGATAGGGAGATCTGATAACTCCCAGGAAAAGTTCTCCTGGAAGGGAGATATCGTCCACGAATCTTCCTCTGCCGGATATGAATCTGGGATCTTCAACCCTTCTCACCGGCTTACCTATCATAAGTTTATCCCCATGAATTTTCTGTAGAAATGTCTAGCTGCAGAGATTCTCTGTATATCGTTAGTTCCTTCGTAAGTCTTGAGTATCTGTACGTCCCTTAACATCCTCTCTAAGCCTGTGGATGTGGTAACTCCATAGCCTCCGTGAGCCGTCATAGCTCTTAAAACTACTTTTTCGGCAGACTCCGTAGCGAAGAACTTAGCCAAAGAAGCCGCCATTACGTATTCGTTCTCCATTTTGTTCTTAAAGAGAGTTCCGGCCCAATACACGAGCAGTCGGGAAGTGATCACATCAGCCATAGATTCAGACACCTTTTGCTGAACCATTTGGAAAGAAGCTATGCTTTGTCCAAAACTCTTCCTCTCTAAGGAATAGCTTATCATCTTCTCTAACGCCGCTTGAGCTATTCCTAGAGCTTGAGCCGCAACTATCGTTCTGGCGTAGTCGAAGGATGATACGGCGTACTTGAAACCTTCCCCCACTTTCCCAACCACGTTCTCTTTTGGAACCTTAACCTCATTTAGTGAGATCTCTGTTGTGTGAGAGGCCTTAAGTCCAGTTGTGTCTATACGTCCTTCTACCTTAAACCCTTCATAGTTTCTCTCTATAATAAACATGGTTATACCCTTCCATCTAGGTTCAGAAATAGGTGAAGTTCGAGCTGTGAGTATTATGTAGTCCGCTAGATCCCCATTAGTTATGAATATTTTCCTTCCATTAATCACATAATTTCCATTTATTTCCTTCGCTACAGAAGTGATCCCTGCCACGTCAGTTCCTGCACCGGGTTCGGTGTTTGCAAAGGCAGCTATCCGCTCCCCTCGAGCTACAGGGACAACGTATCTCTCTTTGAGATCTTCGCTTCCGAACCTCAATATGGCACTTGTGAACATCCAGTTTATCAGGAAAAAGGTAGAGAGTGAAGGCCAGACCCTGCTCATCTCCTCAGTGGCCACCAAGAGAGATAAGTAATCTCCACTCGCTCCTCCATACTCCTCTGAAACGTCTAAACCATTAAGCCCTAGTTCTTTAATCTTCTCTCTTACTTCCAAAAGGTCTCCTTTTCTCTCTCCTTCTTCTACCTTATCCTTGACTTCTCTCTCCAAGAACTCCCTCAAAGACCTTCTCAAAATCTCATGGTCCTGACTTAGGTCTATCTTGAAGTCCTCTAGCCCTTTGAAGGGGAAAACCATGATCTCACAACTTACTTATCTCCTGGGCTATAATAGAGCTACCCTTTTGTGCTAACTCCTCCTCTATTATCAAAGGTGGAAGTAATCTCACTGTTGATTCCCCAGCCCCTATGGCAAGAACTCCCCTTAAGAAGGACTTGTGTAGAACCTTTTCCAATCCCTCCTCGAACGGTTTACCGTCTTTCCTCAAATCGGCTCCTATCATTAGTCCCCTGCCCCTAACCTCTTCAAGATAAAGAGAGTTAGATGAGGCTAAGTTGTCAAATATGAGCTTACCGTTACGTTCCACCCCACTTAAGATCCTTGGAACTTCTTCCAACACTACCTCAGCGGCGGCCAAAGCCAGAGCGTTACCCCCGAAAGTGTTGGCGTGAGATCCTCTAGGTAGATCCATAACCTCGCTCCTACCTACCACTGCGCCCAGAGGTAAACCACCTCCTAGAGCTTTCGCTAAGCAGACTAAGTCCGGTTTTACATCGAAATGCTCATAGGCGAACATCCTTCCAGTTCTCCCTATTCCAGTTTGAACCTCATCCAGAATAAGGAGGATTTCATTATCCCTCGATATCTTCTCAAGCCCTTGCAAGAACTGTTTCGGTGGGACAACTACTCCCCCTTCGCCCTGGATAGGTTCAATAAGAAAGGCCGCAACGTCGTTTGGATCCACAATCTTCTTAAAAACCCAGTCTTCAATGTACCCAAGAATGGCGGAGCTGCAGTCTCCCTGACATAGGGGATTATGCCTGTCCGGATAAGGCACGAGAAGAGTAGAAGGAAGTAGAGGGGAGAATATAGATCTTTGAACGTACTTGCTAGAGGTGAAAGACATGGAACCGAAAGTCCTTCCGTGGAACGAATTGGTGAAGCCTATGATGTATTGCCTTCCAGTATGCCCTCTCGCTATCTTAAGACTGGCCTCAACGCTCTCAGTACCGCTGTTAGTATAAAAGACCTTTCCTTGGAATGGGAAAAAAGATACCAGTTTACGTGCTACCCTCACGGCCAAATCGTAATAGAAATCTGTTAGACTATAATGGAAGAACTTCCTCATCTGCTCCTGAACCGCGTTGATAACCTTCTCGTTTCCGTGACCTAATGCCATTACCCCAATCCCTGCGTTCATGTCAATGTATTCCCTCCCCTCTACATCATATACTATGGAACCTTTCGCGTGATCTATAACTAGCGGATACCATCTACTGAAGGATTGCATTAAGTATCTTGAATCCTCCTCTATTATCTTTGAAGATAAGCTCATAAATATATAATCTGTCATGAATAATATAAATCTAGTCTCAATTGTTTTTCTCGAAATTATCTTAGTATATTATCTTGATAAAAGGGAAAGTAGAGCAGAACGCTCAAGCTTCGGGCCACAGCCTGCGTTAATTACGTGATCCAAGATCACTCCAAAAGTTTACGCGTTCAGAACTGACCTAAACGCCTTCGCTTAAACCATGAACTGCGAAGTTGATACTAGACCCATAAATAAAAATTCACATAATTCTTTTAGCCTTTTAACTAGGGCTTCTTACTCGTTAGCGAAGTTTCATGTTATCCTCAAGATCTTGTTCCATACTAAAGCTCGAAACCGTCTTAACGTTTGATAGGAAACCTCCGTCATCCTTTCAAGAGCCTCTTCGTATAGTATCATAGCAATAACATGTAGTGACGTGAGACTTCTTCTAGCTTTAAAATTTCTTCCAAAACTATAAATCATAAAGATAGTTTTATAAATCTATAAACAATCTATTTATATGGACTTCTCGTTTTCAGAGGATGAACTAATTTTCAGGGACAACTTGAGAAGTTTCCTGTCCAGAGAACTCAGACCTATAGTGAGCAAGATAGACAAGGAAGGAATACCTCATGAGTTCGTAAAAAAGGCCTCCTCCCTTGGAATTTGGGCTATGACAACGTCTCAAGATGTGGGCGGACAAGGAGCTAGCTTTCTTCTCTCCACAATAGCGTCTGAAGAGATCGCAAGGGCAGACTTCAGTATGGCAACCGCTGTCCTTTTCCTTCTGGAAAGCGGTTGGGGATATGTGCTAGATAAATACGGTTCTAAAAATCTCAGGGAGGATATACTCCCTAGAGTAACGGCAGGGGATTGGTTCTTAGGTATCGCATCAACTGAACCGTCAGGAGGAAGTGATGTGGCTGGTATTAGAACAACTGCAAAAAAGGAGGGAACTAAATTCGTCCTAGGAGGACAAAAGATATACATAAGCGGAGTACTTGAGGCCCTCCATTGGGGAGGCGGACATCTCACTTTAGCTAAGACTAACCTAGAGGCTAAGCATAGAGGAATATCAATGTTTTACGTACCTACTTCGTCCCCTGGTGTAGAGGTCTCTAAAATAGAGAACATGGGAAGAGCAGGCATCTCCTCAGGTATTATAACCTTCTCAAATGCCCAGATCCCGGAAGAGAACCTTGTAGGAGAATTGAATAAGGGGTTTTATTATGCGATGGACGGATTCAATCACGCCAGAGTGTTAGTAGCTGGAGCCTGTATAGGGGCGGCCGAGGCTATATTAGAAATTGGGCTAGAATATATAAAACAAAGAGAGGTTTTCTCAACTAAACTTAAGGATTTCGAAGCGATCGCGTTTGAGGCAGCAGAGCTTAAAACAAAACTTGAGATGGCGAAGCTGTTGAACTATAAAGCTGCATGGATGATGGACAGGTCGCCTAATTCTGATGAGACCGCCATGTTAGCCGCTATGAGCAAGTTAACCGCACCTCAGGTAGCCTTTGAGATAACCAAGAGCGTGATGATGTGGATGGGGGCTTACGGCTACTCCAAGGACGCCCTTGTTGAGATGGGCTTCAGAGGGGCTATGTCCTATCTTGTTGGGGCTGAAGGGGCTATGAACGTAATGAAGTTGATAATCTCAAAGAGACTATTTCAGTGAGAGAAAGTCCTTACGTAAATTTTGTCATAATGCGCTGGCGTAAGTTTACACTTCAAGTGTTCAATTTTTCTCATCATTAAAGGATAGAGCAGTAGCCAGAGCCACAACTTTACCTTCGGAATTAGTCACCTTAATTCTATAAACTGAAGTGGTTCTACCCGTGGACTCAGGCCAAGCCTCAGCTAGAAGTAAATCTCCCGGTTTCACTACTCTCCTATAATTCACTTCGACGTTTAACGCAAAAGCTTTTCTCTCTTGATTACTTATGACCTCGAAGGCTGCGTCTATCAAGGAGAAGATCACAGCCCCGTGTACCGTACCATGAATGTTCATGTGATCGGATCCGGTCTGCATAGACATCTTTACGTATCCCATACGTTCTTCCTCTTTCTTAATTCCTAACCTTTCAACGAAATTCATGATTAAATTGCTCAACACCAGGTTATAAAGGGAACTATTTCAGTAATTTTTTATAACTAATGTAATATACATTTAAATAGTTGTTAATCTGTAATTATTAATCATGGACAGAGTGCTCATTTCGAGTGTTCAAGATTTTGCGAGGAAGGAGATCCAGGTTCTAGCTGAGAAAATAGATAGGGAGGATTACTACCCCAGGCATCTCATAACTAAAATGGGAGATTTAGGGATCTTAGACCCGTTATATAGCGGAGCAAGCGTCTACGATTCTATGTTATGTCTAGAGGAGATAGCTAAGGTTAGCGGATCTGTTGCGCTGATTCAGGACGTTCAGGGGGAGTTAGTGAATTCCCCACTAAGGACTTTCGGTCACGATTTAGACGACTTAATAGATGATTTAGCCAAAGGGAAGAAAATAGGCTCTTTTGCTCTAAGTGAGCCTTGTTGCGGTTCCGATACCAGATCAATGAAAACCAGAGCTGAGAAGGTAAGCGGAGTGTGGAGAGTTAGCGGAGAGAAAATGTGGATTACTCAAGGGATGTACGCTGATGTGTTTCTAGTCGCTGCGAAGACAAGTGAAAAAATAGGCACGTTCTTAGTTAGAGAGCAAGACTGCGTTGAAAGGGAGAAGATCGAGGTTTCAGGCAACAGAGGTACAGGGACTGCAAAGATTAGGTTAAATGAATGTGAAGCGGATCTCATTGGAGGTTGGCAAGTTACAAAGTACGCCCTATCAATTGGTAGGATTGCGATCTCGGCCATCGCAATAGGTCTCGCACTGGGAGCTACGGAGGAGGCTTACGGTTGGGCAGAAGAGAGGACTGCCTTCGGGAAGAAGCTCCTAGAACATGAGGGAGTTCAATGGATGTTCTCAGATTCTATAGCTGATCTAGAGTCGGTAAAATCGCTCTTAGATGTCACATGTAAAGCGTTTGAAAATAACTGGGAGATGGCTGAACCCCTAATCGCCGCATTAAAGCTCGTCTCCTCTAAAATTGCAAACAACGTAGTTGACAGAATGGTTCAAATAATGGGGGGTATGGGTTACGCTAAATCGACAAGGACAGAGAGGGCATACAGAGACGTGAGGCTTACCAGAATAGGAGAAGGAACGGATGAAGTTCAGCGCCTAATCCTATCTAGGCATTTACGTGAGATGATTAATAATACATATAATGCGATAGAATAGT is part of the Metallosphaera cuprina Ar-4 genome and harbors:
- a CDS encoding MmgE/PrpD family protein; protein product: MELASIFSEFVTSTTFSDLSDKAIHEAKRRVLDSLGVAFASKNSPPARVVRSLFPSFKGDGLLLGGGNVSPDLAAFYNTLLIRYLDFNDTYLSLEPLHPSDMIGGLLAVNPNLSGKELIRAIVLGYEVSTRLCDSFSLRKRGFDHVNFLQVGATVALSSALGLNKEQIINAISMTLVPHIALRETRSGSLSMWKAGAAAEAVRNSVFATTLAKAGFTGPSTPFSGKMGFKSVIAPEMLEEPFTNMGTEKILETYIKRYPVEYHAQAAVEAALTLRSKIRGDITKIEVETYEAGKTILADEEKWFPQNKETADHSLPFIVSTALITGKLWLDSYDLIKDKKVIETMKKVEVIENEVYTKVYPSELPTRITVKTTYGSFSEEVRVPRGHFKNPMSDAELEEKVRKLGLDDSLISRVWNLENLEVKNVVSW
- a CDS encoding xanthine dehydrogenase family protein molybdopterin-binding subunit, yielding MIGKPVRRVEDPRFISGRGRFVDDISLPGELFLGVIRSPYPRAKFKIAKVPAGIEVITQEDLKTEPLPNFFYEGAPKEFPLAVREVRYVGEPLALVVAKDRYEVEDIKERVEVEYEPLPPIESAHNALEDKELVHEELGTNVVYKDTFEYGRISGNYKVVQKIFRVNRISPMPIETNGVIADYSPANGSLTIYANTQVPQVFRTALSIVFGIPKSRIRVIVPDSGGGFGGKIFLKPLVLATMASIYVERPVKYIETRTEHVTSAVQGPDREYQVSMMYRDGEILGMEVSLLENFGAYMHTYQPLPILRQIYHLTGAYNVSYLKFDVTGVLTNMPPTGPYRGLGIPPAVLVLENMVSSLSRKEGYNQFDFRKRNFIKTLPFTTITGAIYDSGDYAKSIEVLREALGDKDAGSGLGVAFALEPGSSLAFQTLVVKKPRTPYYEGVYMKMDSSGDVTVWLSTNSMGTGHETSVTQVVSDVLGISMNKINVVLGDTDGPPGTGFYGSRFSVVSISAVYKAAIKLKDRIRQLVSQILDVELDNVELRNGVVKVGTKTFTLEEIANLVYNKFHTPLEDMGIESTEVFNSPNVNVADDSRKVNFSSTYGVNAHGAIIDVDPDTGFIKIRKYVIVSDCGNIINPIIVDGQLMGGSAMGIGAALYEVIRYVSGSPQQTNLSDYWMPTAKEIPRMEIKHLVSPSPFTPLGTKGVAEGGATVPYAVIVNALEDALGVTLDHIEVPITPEFVLKYVDRSRLVKTM
- a CDS encoding acyl-CoA dehydrogenase family protein, which codes for MVFPFKGLEDFKIDLSQDHEILRRSLREFLEREVKDKVEEGERKGDLLEVREKIKELGLNGLDVSEEYGGASGDYLSLLVATEEMSRVWPSLSTFFLINWMFTSAILRFGSEDLKERYVVPVARGERIAAFANTEPGAGTDVAGITSVAKEINGNYVINGRKIFITNGDLADYIILTARTSPISEPRWKGITMFIIERNYEGFKVEGRIDTTGLKASHTTEISLNEVKVPKENVVGKVGEGFKYAVSSFDYARTIVAAQALGIAQAALEKMISYSLERKSFGQSIASFQMVQQKVSESMADVITSRLLVYWAGTLFKNKMENEYVMAASLAKFFATESAEKVVLRAMTAHGGYGVTTSTGLERMLRDVQILKTYEGTNDIQRISAARHFYRKFMGINL
- a CDS encoding acetyl ornithine aminotransferase family protein, encoding MSLSSKIIEEDSRYLMQSFSRWYPLVIDHAKGSIVYDVEGREYIDMNAGIGVMALGHGNEKVINAVQEQMRKFFHYSLTDFYYDLAVRVARKLVSFFPFQGKVFYTNSGTESVEASLKIARGHTGRQYIIGFTNSFHGRTFGSMSFTSSKYVQRSIFSPLLPSTLLVPYPDRHNPLCQGDCSSAILGYIEDWVFKKIVDPNDVAAFLIEPIQGEGGVVVPPKQFLQGLEKISRDNEILLILDEVQTGIGRTGRMFAYEHFDVKPDLVCLAKALGGGLPLGAVVGRSEVMDLPRGSHANTFGGNALALAAAEVVLEEVPRILSGVERNGKLIFDNLASSNSLYLEEVRGRGLMIGADLRKDGKPFEEGLEKVLHKSFLRGVLAIGAGESTVRLLPPLIIEEELAQKGSSIIAQEISKL
- a CDS encoding acyl-CoA dehydrogenase family protein, which translates into the protein MDFSFSEDELIFRDNLRSFLSRELRPIVSKIDKEGIPHEFVKKASSLGIWAMTTSQDVGGQGASFLLSTIASEEIARADFSMATAVLFLLESGWGYVLDKYGSKNLREDILPRVTAGDWFLGIASTEPSGGSDVAGIRTTAKKEGTKFVLGGQKIYISGVLEALHWGGGHLTLAKTNLEAKHRGISMFYVPTSSPGVEVSKIENMGRAGISSGIITFSNAQIPEENLVGELNKGFYYAMDGFNHARVLVAGACIGAAEAILEIGLEYIKQREVFSTKLKDFEAIAFEAAELKTKLEMAKLLNYKAAWMMDRSPNSDETAMLAAMSKLTAPQVAFEITKSVMMWMGAYGYSKDALVEMGFRGAMSYLVGAEGAMNVMKLIISKRLFQ
- a CDS encoding PaaI family thioesterase: MNFVERLGIKKEEERMGYVKMSMQTGSDHMNIHGTVHGAVIFSLIDAAFEVISNQERKAFALNVEVNYRRVVKPGDLLLAEAWPESTGRTTSVYRIKVTNSEGKVVALATALSFNDEKN
- a CDS encoding acyl-CoA dehydrogenase family protein, producing the protein MDRVLISSVQDFARKEIQVLAEKIDREDYYPRHLITKMGDLGILDPLYSGASVYDSMLCLEEIAKVSGSVALIQDVQGELVNSPLRTFGHDLDDLIDDLAKGKKIGSFALSEPCCGSDTRSMKTRAEKVSGVWRVSGEKMWITQGMYADVFLVAAKTSEKIGTFLVREQDCVEREKIEVSGNRGTGTAKIRLNECEADLIGGWQVTKYALSIGRIAISAIAIGLALGATEEAYGWAEERTAFGKKLLEHEGVQWMFSDSIADLESVKSLLDVTCKAFENNWEMAEPLIAALKLVSSKIANNVVDRMVQIMGGMGYAKSTRTERAYRDVRLTRIGEGTDEVQRLILSRHLREMINNTYNAIE